From Uranotaenia lowii strain MFRU-FL unplaced genomic scaffold, ASM2978415v1 HiC_scaffold_596, whole genome shotgun sequence, one genomic window encodes:
- the LOC129760386 gene encoding uncharacterized protein LOC129760386 codes for MGESPPPWGKTPHPLNPNRRQLPQWMDPKGDHGEMQFLQVKPVAPAKLPIYPFIIAKTVEQEAGIIHGGNPTDNGSTYLLKVRSPRQVEILLKVKQLIDSTPVTITYHPTLNTCKCVVTCKEVEGATNEQLASDLESQGVTSVYRFLRKENEKDIPTHTMVLTVRGTVVPRYIRFGFLQISTRPYYSRPMLCVQCGKFGHTQKNCKFDPICINCGDKEVHSNCKKEPHCVNCRNNHPTNSRTCSFFKEEQEIIKLKTDTGISHKEAVKELRSRLIRSSSIQQRLNPERNPTNQETEIIQLRKQVAILTAQLAMFTRRPQDNPTNDENESESDGSMTTSCSTASHQTTPKRIRNGSSEGMQTSSESSSGTTTQQKLNRTKKKRQRNPENQINTENQPTSSNPGKDNRQLSNHPSSSRR; via the coding sequence ATGGGGGAAAGTCCCCCACCGTGGGGCAAAACTCCACATCCCTTAAATCCAAACCGAAGGCAACTACCCCAATGGATGGACCCTAAAGGAGATCACGGAGAGATGCAATTTCTCCAGGTCAAACCTGTAGCTCCTGCCAAACTACCGATCTACCCCTTCATCATTGCCAAAACCGTCGAACAGGAAGCCGGAATCATCCATGGCGGAAACCCTACCGACAATGGAAGCACATATTTGCTCAAGGTTCGCTCACCTCGGCAGGTGGAAATACTGCTGAAGGTTAAACAGTTAATTGATTCTACCCCCGTTACCATCACGTACCACCCAACACTTAACACCTGTAAGTGTGTAGTAACGTGCAAAGAAGTAGAAGGTGCAACAAACGAACAACTGGCAAGCGATCTCGAGAGTCAAGGAGTCACCAGTGTTTACCGATTCCTTagaaaagaaaacgaaaaagaTATTCCCACCCACACAATGGTTTTGACTGTCCGCGGTACGGTGGTCCCCCGGTACATCCGCTTTGGATTTCTCCAAATTTCCACCCGCCCGTATTACTCTCGTCCGATGCTCTGCGTACAATGTGGGAAATTTGGCCACACGCAAAAAAACTGCAAGTTTGACCCCATTTGTATCAATTGCGGAGACAAAGAGGTTCACTCCAACTGTAAAAAAGAGCCACACTGCGTAAACTGCCGGAATAACCACCCCACGAACAGCCGAACCTGCTCATTCTTCAAGGAGGAACAAGaaataattaaactaaaaactgaCACCGGAATCTCCCATAAAGAAGCAGTTAAGGAACTTCGTAGCCGCCTGATTCGATCCAGTAGTATTCAACAACGCCTAAACCCAGAACGCAACCCTACGAACCAAGAGACCGAAATTATACAACTCCGGAAGCAAGTAGCCATCCTAACTGCACAACTAGCCATGTTCACTCGCAGACCACAAGACAACCCGACCAATGACGAAAACGAATCCGAAAGTGACGGCAGCATGACAACCTCCTGCTCAACCGCCAGCCACCAAACCACCCCCAAACGCATTCGAAATGGCTCTTCCGAAGGAATGCAAACCAGCAGTGAATCCAGTTCTGGAACCACAACCCAACAGAAATTGAACCGCACAAAGAAAAAACGGCAACGGAATCCCGAAAACCAGATCAACACTGAAAATCAACCGACGTCCTCCAACCCAGGTAAAGACAACCGGCAGCTGTCCAATCACCCCTCTTCCTCACGGCGGTAA